The Pseudomonas hefeiensis genomic sequence CCAGGGCCAACGGGCCTTTTATTTCCAGTTCCAGCCGCGCCGCTGGCAACCCCGCCAACCATTGGCTGCGTTGTTGGGGCGAGAGGGCGAAAGCTTCTTCACGGGTTTCAAAGGCGCTCATGCCTGCACTTCCGAAGCCGGCGCCGGTTGTGCTTCGGGCAGGCAACCGGTCAATTGTTCGCGACGCATCATCTGGCCCATGGCGACACAGATCTTGCGCTCGCCCTCGAAGGGGTCCCGAGCGTGGGCCACCAACATATTGTCCAGCATCACCATGTCACCCTTTTGCCAACTGAAACGTACCGCGCAGTCTTCATAAGCCTCGCCGATCACTTGCATCACCGCGTCTTCGATCACGCTGCCGTCGCCGTAGTACACGTTGCGTGGCAAATGTCCGGGGCCGAACAGGCTGATCAGATTGTTGCGCACTTCTGGCTCCAGGCAGGCGGTGTGGTGCAGTTGCACCTGGTTGAAGAACGACAGTTCCAAGGTTTCGGGATGCTCGACGATGGCCGGGCAGTGCTGGGCGATCCGCAGGTTGTCGGTCCCCAGCCATTCCCAGCGCATGCCCGACGCCAGGCATTGGCGCTCGACTTCCTCGCGCTGTTCGGTCTTGAAGAAGTCCTGCCAGCGCACATCCAGCTTGTCGGTGAAGTGCCGCACGTACAGCAGCCCCAGGGCCTTGAAGCGAGCGACGATGTCCTCGGGCAAGCGCGCCAACACCTGCCGGCAATCGACGATGGGCGTGCAACCGCCACGCGGCGCCGGTGTTTCGCAATAGAACCACTGCTTGCGTGGCCACTGCGGCAGATGGGAACTCTCGTTGTGGAAGAGAATCATGTGCTGTTCCGGGTACGGCGTGGAGTGGTAGATGTTCTTGCCGGACTTGTTTTTCGGCAGGTCGCCGTAGGTCCCGTAGAGGTCGGGTTCGATGGCCTGGGCGAACTGTTCGAAAGCACCAGCATCCGGCAGGTTGAAACCCCGGAACAGCAGGCCGCCGTGGGTCAGCAGCTGTGCATTGATCCAACCCCGGGCTTGCAGCGCCCAGTGCACCGGGTCCAGGTCGCCGAACAACGGTTCGATCACCAAGGGCAAGGCTTGCCCGGCGTTGAGGGTGCGGGTACGGACCTGCTCATGGGCCACCTGGCTCACAGCGGTTGCACGGGTCTGTTTGAGCTTGCTCAATTTGGACTGCTTACGCGCGCTGCGGGCTGTGGCCTCGTCGAGCGACGAATCCGGCTGGGACGCTACGCTGGCGTTGCCGCCCTCAAGGCGCCACGACCAATGGTCCAGCGCTTGCCCCGGGGCCGAAACGATCTGCTCCAACAGGCTCTCGAAGCCTTGTTCGAGGCGCTGGATGGTCGGTTCCTGCAACACACTGGTGCGATACACCCAGCGTACGTTCAGGCCTTGATCTTCGTCCTCTTCGACAAATACGGCGAGGTCGAACTTGCTGCTTTCCTGGCGTGATACCAGATGCTCCACCTCAAGGTCCGGCAGGCTGGCATTGCCGCTGGGCGTGTTCTGCATGACGAACAGCACCTGGACCAGGGGATTGACCCCAGGTGTACGCGGCGGTTGCAGCTCCTCGACCAGTTTGTCGAACGGCACCTGCTGGTGCTGGAACGCCGACAGGCAATCCTCGCGCAAGCGTTGCAGACGGGCGTCGAAGGTTTCGCCCTCGCTCAGGCGGGCACGGATCGGCAGCACGTTGACGAAAAAGCCGATGAGATGTTCCAGGGCCGGATGTTCGCGATTGGCCAGGTCGGTGCCGACAATAAAGTCGTTGGTCCCGGTGGCCCGTTGCAACAGGCTGTTGAAGGCATTGAGCAGGACCATGAACAGCGTCGCCCGCTGCTGTTGAGCATAGGCCTTGAGCACCTGTGCCTGGGCCGGTGTGAAGCGTTGCTCCAGGGCCGCCCCCTGATAGTCGGGACGCGCCGGGCGTGGTTGGTCAAGCGGCAGCGGGATCAAGGTTGGCGCGCCGTCGAGCTGGCGGCGCCAGTAATCGATGGCCCGTGCCAGCAGGCGCTGTTGGGCTTCGCTGCGTTGCCAGAAGGCATAGTCGGCGAACTGGATCGGCAACACCGGCAGCACCGGTGTCGAGCCGCTGCTGCGGGCCTGGTACCCGACGATCAGCTCCTGCATGAGGATGCCCATGGACCAGGCATCGGTGGCGATGTGATGCAACACCAGTTGCAGCACATGATCGTCGGTGCCCAGGCGCAGCAGGCTGGCGCGCAACATCGGCGCCTGTTGCAGATCGAACGGGCGTGCAGCCTGTTCATCGATCAAGCGTTGCAGGGTTTGCGCCTGTTGTTCGCTGTCGAGGTGACTCAACTCGGTCGGCGTCAGGTCAACCCGCGGTGCCGGGCTGATGACCTGGCAAGGCTGGTCGCCATGGAGGTGGAATGCCGTGCGCAAGGACTCATGGCGTTCGAACACGGCCTGCAACGCCGCTTGCAGCGCTGCGATGTCCAACGTCCCACGCAGCCTGACGGTGGTGGTCATGTTGTAGGCGGCACTGGGGCCTTCGAAGCGATCCAGGAACCACAACCGTTGCTGGCTGTAGGACAGCGGCAACGGCTGGTTGCGCGGCGCCAGGGCGATCTCGCTGTCGCCGTCGGCTTCGGTCTGGGCGTCGCGCTGCTGATCGACCGCTTCGGCCAATTGTTCCAGGGTGCCACGCTCGAACAGCGTGCGCAGCGGCAGGTTCACGTTCAAGCGACGACGAATCCGCGACAACACTTGGGTGGCCAGCAACGAGTGACCGCCGATGGCGAAGAAGTCGTCGTGTACACCGACGCCGTCCAGGCCGAGAATTTCCTGCCACAGCTCGGCCAGGACCTGTTCGGTCGGCGTGCGCGGTGCCAAGCATTGCGCCTGCGCTGCTTCGTCCTGGGGCACACCCAAGGCGGCGAGGGCGCGCCGGTCGACTTTGCCATTGGCGTTCAGCGGCAATTGCGCAAGGGCCAGCCAACGGGCCGGAACCATGTAGCTTGCCAGTTGCTGACCCAGGTAAGCGCTCAAGGCTTGTTGCGCTGACTCGCCGCCGAGGTTGGCCGTGTCGTCGAGCACATACCAGGCCACCAGTTGCAATGCCCCGCGGGCGTCGGGCAGTGCCAGCACCGCCGCGCTGTCCACCGCCGGGTGTTGCATCAGGCGGTTTTCGATCTCGCCCAGCTCAATGCGGTGGCCACGAATCTTCACTTGCTGGTCGCGACGGCCGAGGTATTCGATCACGCCATCGGCGTGCATCCGGCCGATGTCACCGCTGCGATACAGCCGCGCATCGGCCTGGAACGGGTGCGGAACAAAGGCTTCGCGGGTGCGTTGCGGGTCGCGCAGGTAGCCGCGACCGACGCCGACACCACCGATGCACAATTCGCCGGGCACACCGACAGGGACCAGGCGCAGCGCCGAGTCGAGCACGAACACCTGGTTATTGGCGGTCGGCTTGCCGATGGGCATGTGCAGGCAATCGTCGGCGGGCGCTTCGGTGATGGGGTAGAAGGCAACGTCGTCCGAGCATTCGGCGGGACCGTAGGCGTTCATCAACGGGATCGCCGGGAAGCGGGCGAACCAGTCCCGCGCCAGGGCCGGCGGCAATGCCTCACCGGTGGGCAGGAGCCAGCGCAGGCTCGCCAGGCTGTGGTGCGCCTGGCTTTCCTGGAGCATGCCGCGAATCAGCGCCGGCACGGTTTCCAGCAGGGTCAATTGCTGATCTTGAACCGCATCGAGCAGGGCCACCGGGTCGTGGGCCTGGGCATCGGGAAGAATGTGCACAGTGGCACCGAACAGCGGCGCGGCGAGGAACTGCCACACGCTGATATCGAACGCCGCCGAAGCCGTCTGGGCAATCCGGTCGTGCTCACCCAGGCCCAGGCTCGGGACTTTGCCGAACATGTTGTTGAGCATCCCGCGTTGTTCGACCATCACACCTTTGGGCGTGCCGGTGGAGCCCGAGGTGAAGATCACGTAGGCCAGTTGATCGGGGTTGTGCGCATAGCTGACCGGCGGCTGTTCACGGCCTTGCCAGAGCGCCTGGGCGATCAGGCAGGTGGGTTGCTGGCGCATCTGCGGCAGGACGTTGTCCAGCGTCGAGCTTGCGTGCTCGCAGACCAGCAACAGCGGCGCTTCGCCCAGGTCCAGCAACTCCGCCAGGCGTGCGTGAGGCTGTTGGATATCCAAGGCCTGGAACGCGGCACCGGCCTTGAGCGTGGCGATCATCATCGTCAGCAAGGTCAGGCCACGCTCAGCGAACAGCGCCACCAGGGTTTCCGGGCCGGCACCGGCGGCTTGCAGCGCATGGGCGATGCTGTTGGCGCGGCGGTCCAGTTCGGCGTAGGTCAGCGATTGTCCCTGGCATACGGCAGCGAGGTGTTGCGAGCGACTGCGCACTTGTTCGGCGAACAGCGCCGCATAGCCGCGTTCCAGCGGGAAGGCGACGTCGCTGCGATTGCAGTCGATCTGCAACTGCCGGCGTTCCGCCTCGGGCAGCATGTGCAGGCTGCCCAGTGGCGCCTGCGGCGTCTCCAGCATGCCCGAAAGCAGCTGCACCAAATGGCCGAGCATGCGCTGCACGGTGTCAGTGCTGAAACGCATGCTGTCGTAGGACAGGCGAATGCCCAGGCGGTCGCCGGGGTACAGCACAACCGTCATCGGGAAGTTGGTGTGCACGCGGTCTTCATAGATGTCGATGCTGAAGGCATCCAGTTGCACGCTGCTGATGTCCAGCGGCGCGTTCTCGAACACCACCAGGCTGTCGAACAACTGCTGCCCGCGCGGCACCTGGCTGCAACGCTGGATGTCCACCAGTGACGCGCTTTCGTGTTCGCGCAATTGCGCGTTGTGGGACAGCAGCGCCTGCAACCAGTCGGCCACTGGCACCTCTGGGTCGACATCGATGCGCAGTGGCAAGCTGTTGATGAACAACCCGACCATTTCTTCTACACCGGCAAGGTCCGTCGGGCGGCCGGCGACGGTTACGCCGAACAGCACATCGCGGTTGCCGCTGTAGCGCGACAGCAACAGCGCCCAGGCGCCCTGGATCCAGGTGTTGGGTGTCAGTTGGTATTGCTGGCACAGCTGCTGCAGACGCTGGGTCTGGGCGATGCTCAGGGTCTGGTCGAAGTCGCCAACCTGTTCCGGTGCCTGCTCCGGGCGCGCTACGGGGCTGTCCACATGAAGTGGCGTCGGTTCGCTGAAGCCGGCCATTTCGGCCTGCCAGAACGCGTGGGCGGCGGCCATGTCATGGCGCTCCAGCCAACTCATGTAGCCGCGGAACGAGCGCAGGCGCGCACGGGCCACCGGCTCCTGGCGCACGATGGCCTGGTAGATCGCCAGCAGGTCTTCCATCAGCAGGCCGAAGCACCAGGCGTCGGTCAGGATGTGGTGGAAGCTGCGCACCACGGCGAAGCGTCGCTCATCGAGTTGGAACACCCGCAGGTGGGTCAGTGGCGCACACGCCATGTCGAAACCTTGCAGGCGCTGTGCTTCGAGGGCCTGGTCCATCGCCAGGCGCTGCTGGTCTTCGTCGAGATGGCGCAGGTCCTGCCAGTCGAACGCCCGATGGGTTTGGCGGTACACGCATTGCAGCGGCTCATGGTCGTCTTGCCACCAGAAGGCGGTGCGCATCATCGGATGG encodes the following:
- a CDS encoding non-ribosomal peptide synthetase, with protein sequence MQLQALAQAGVDALELDAGQTLHARLLQVDGKHALLLAAHPLCLDEASWSLLLTDLNLALAQLRYQRPVRLSYTGGDFTQWTRHQQAYAQGDALDDAWEHWLQYAGVETLQLPDSQQPASMVEQTLAATTSGELKRLGEVLQLDWNSLLAAAVVEQCRELCGNGLVALSMHAARPNAERLPVDAPIAVADLDPARIMGPLALAVPYFLQPEGDSLLQRLQALTAQMRAYPQHGVDYGALRYLSDNTYLQEPLRELPAASVAIRWLGNLDSHREARGILAQVEAASPATASTCPLTLDAWWQDGCLHLRSQGTLAADWAPRLAQRLSELAGLASAADLRPASQAFALCHKQAETLASEPLDWSNIEDVYPLSSMQQGMLLHTLLQPHSGIYLMQQRYSWDGVLQRPAMEAAWQLFLERHPMMRTAFWWQDDHEPLQCVYRQTHRAFDWQDLRHLDEDQQRLAMDQALEAQRLQGFDMACAPLTHLRVFQLDERRFAVVRSFHHILTDAWCFGLLMEDLLAIYQAIVRQEPVARARLRSFRGYMSWLERHDMAAAHAFWQAEMAGFSEPTPLHVDSPVARPEQAPEQVGDFDQTLSIAQTQRLQQLCQQYQLTPNTWIQGAWALLLSRYSGNRDVLFGVTVAGRPTDLAGVEEMVGLFINSLPLRIDVDPEVPVADWLQALLSHNAQLREHESASLVDIQRCSQVPRGQQLFDSLVVFENAPLDISSVQLDAFSIDIYEDRVHTNFPMTVVLYPGDRLGIRLSYDSMRFSTDTVQRMLGHLVQLLSGMLETPQAPLGSLHMLPEAERRQLQIDCNRSDVAFPLERGYAALFAEQVRSRSQHLAAVCQGQSLTYAELDRRANSIAHALQAAGAGPETLVALFAERGLTLLTMMIATLKAGAAFQALDIQQPHARLAELLDLGEAPLLLVCEHASSTLDNVLPQMRQQPTCLIAQALWQGREQPPVSYAHNPDQLAYVIFTSGSTGTPKGVMVEQRGMLNNMFGKVPSLGLGEHDRIAQTASAAFDISVWQFLAAPLFGATVHILPDAQAHDPVALLDAVQDQQLTLLETVPALIRGMLQESQAHHSLASLRWLLPTGEALPPALARDWFARFPAIPLMNAYGPAECSDDVAFYPITEAPADDCLHMPIGKPTANNQVFVLDSALRLVPVGVPGELCIGGVGVGRGYLRDPQRTREAFVPHPFQADARLYRSGDIGRMHADGVIEYLGRRDQQVKIRGHRIELGEIENRLMQHPAVDSAAVLALPDARGALQLVAWYVLDDTANLGGESAQQALSAYLGQQLASYMVPARWLALAQLPLNANGKVDRRALAALGVPQDEAAQAQCLAPRTPTEQVLAELWQEILGLDGVGVHDDFFAIGGHSLLATQVLSRIRRRLNVNLPLRTLFERGTLEQLAEAVDQQRDAQTEADGDSEIALAPRNQPLPLSYSQQRLWFLDRFEGPSAAYNMTTTVRLRGTLDIAALQAALQAVFERHESLRTAFHLHGDQPCQVISPAPRVDLTPTELSHLDSEQQAQTLQRLIDEQAARPFDLQQAPMLRASLLRLGTDDHVLQLVLHHIATDAWSMGILMQELIVGYQARSSGSTPVLPVLPIQFADYAFWQRSEAQQRLLARAIDYWRRQLDGAPTLIPLPLDQPRPARPDYQGAALEQRFTPAQAQVLKAYAQQQRATLFMVLLNAFNSLLQRATGTNDFIVGTDLANREHPALEHLIGFFVNVLPIRARLSEGETFDARLQRLREDCLSAFQHQQVPFDKLVEELQPPRTPGVNPLVQVLFVMQNTPSGNASLPDLEVEHLVSRQESSKFDLAVFVEEDEDQGLNVRWVYRTSVLQEPTIQRLEQGFESLLEQIVSAPGQALDHWSWRLEGGNASVASQPDSSLDEATARSARKQSKLSKLKQTRATAVSQVAHEQVRTRTLNAGQALPLVIEPLFGDLDPVHWALQARGWINAQLLTHGGLLFRGFNLPDAGAFEQFAQAIEPDLYGTYGDLPKNKSGKNIYHSTPYPEQHMILFHNESSHLPQWPRKQWFYCETPAPRGGCTPIVDCRQVLARLPEDIVARFKALGLLYVRHFTDKLDVRWQDFFKTEQREEVERQCLASGMRWEWLGTDNLRIAQHCPAIVEHPETLELSFFNQVQLHHTACLEPEVRNNLISLFGPGHLPRNVYYGDGSVIEDAVMQVIGEAYEDCAVRFSWQKGDMVMLDNMLVAHARDPFEGERKICVAMGQMMRREQLTGCLPEAQPAPASEVQA